GGGCTGGCCGTGGCGGAACGGCGTACTCACCGTGAGGCATCCATGGTGCCAGATGAGTACGCCGTTGCCGCACGATGTTTCGTCTCAGCCGAACAGGCGCAGCGGAATCGCGTTGCCCATCGCGGTGTAACCGGCCGGGTTGGGGTGGATGTGGTCACCGCTGTCCCACTCGGCCTTCAGCTTCGTCGGCTGGGCGGGGTCCTTCATGACGGCGTCGAAGTCCATGACACCGTTGAAGTCGTTGCTGCCCAGCAGCCAGGTGTTGACCGCCTGCCGGGTCGCCTCCTTCTCCGGCGACCAGTTGACGTAGCCCTCGAACGGCGTCATGGTGCAGCCGATCGCGATCAGGCCGCGCTCGCGTACCTGGAGGGCCGCCTGCTTGAGCCCGGCGATGACGCGCTCGGCAGGGTCGTTGGAGAGCTGGATGTCGTTGATGCCGAGGCACACGAAGGCGGCACGGACGGCGGCCTGACCGAAGATGTCGCGGTCGAGCCGGGCCAGGCCGTTGACGCCGAGCCCAGGCGAGCCCGCCGCGCCGACCTCGGAGCCGTCGTGGGTGAGCTGGTTGCCGCCGATGCCCTCGTTGAGGACGCCGAGCTCGAACGGTCCGAGCGGCTTCTCCGCCTGGAGCCGCTCGGCGAGCCGGTCGCTCCAGCGGGTGTAGCCGTTGAACTGCGAGAACGCGCCATCCACGATGGAGTCGCCGAGGACGACGATCGAGCCCAGCGCCTTCCACGTCTGCACATCCACCCCGGTGAGGAAGTAGATGTTGGTGCGTACCACGGTGAATCCGGTGCCGACGGCCGTGGCCGCCTGATCGCCGGCGCCCACGTAGGTCTGGGCCGACGCGACGTTGTGGAACGTCGGCGGCCCGGTGGGGGTCGGCAGGTGGCTCGTGACGACCAGCTCCTGCAGTGCGGCGACGGTCATCGCGATCGGATCGCTGACGATCTCGGCGCCCTTGGGCACCAGGGTCGTCGGGCTGCCGCCGAAGGTCACCTCGCGGATGGTCGCGCTGTCGACGTCGGTCCGCTCGGGGGTGGCGGCGTTCGGCAGCGCGACGGTGGTGTGCCCGATGGTGATGTGGCGGTCGCCGAAGGTGTTGGCGAACCGGAGCCGAACGCTGTCGCCACTGATCGACGTACGCACGATCGAGCGGACCGACTGGTCGTTGAATCCGGCGAACGGCGCCGGGTTGGCCGGTCCGGGGACCGACGACGCCGCACTCCAGGAGCCCACCCACTGCTTGAGGCCGAAGGCGGGAGCCGCGGAGCTGTTCGTGGCACCGGCACTCACGATCGTGGTCATGATCGAGACTGCGAGCGCCGTGATGATGGCGGGCCGGAGCCCGCGGGAGCGTAATGTCACGTACTCAAATAGATACACTAAGCGATCATCATCGCTTCCACCTATTGGACGGCGTGACTCGGCCGTGCGGCTGGGGATTCGCCCTCGGGGGAGGAGGATGAGTTAAAGATTTATTCGTTTAGTTTGATCTATGTTAATGATAGCGTGTCCACCGTAACCGCCTGACCGGAGGGGGAGTGGGCAGGTGTCTGCACAGGTCACCGTTGCGGCGGTGCTGCGTCGGCATGCCGTCGAGCGCGCCGATCGGTCGGCGCTCATCTATGCGGCGGACCCGGCCGTGGCGACCGCCGACATCGCGCTGACCTACGCCGATCTCGACCGTGCCGCGCAGCGCCTCGCCGTCTGGCTGCGCGCCCGGATGCCCGCCGGATCCCGGGCGATGCTGCTCTACCCGCCCGGTCTGGGGTTCGCCGTCGCCTTCGTCGGCTGCCTCTACGCCGACGTGATCGCCGTGCCCGTGCCGATGCCCGCCGCCGGGATCCGCCAGCGCGACCAGCAGGCCACCGGCATCGCCCGCGACGCCGGGATCGCCGTCGCGCTCACCGAGTCGGCGAGCCTGCCCACCGTCACCGCCTGGCGCGACGCCGCCGGCCTGGCCGACGTGCTCTGCGCGGCCACTGACGCGCTCGACGACGCTGCGGACGCGCCGCCGTGGACTCCGCCGGACGCCGACGCCGCCTCGCCGGTCATGCTGCAGTACACGTCGGGCTCGACCGGTGACCCCAAGGGCGTGGTCATCACCCACCACAACGTGCTGGCGCAGGTCGCGATGACCCGCCGCGTCATGGCCGCGAGCGAGCAGTCCCGCTTCGGCGGCTGGCTGCCCATGCACCACGACATGGGCATGATCGTCCAGCTGCTCCAGCCGCTCGTCCTCGGCGCCACCAGCGTCTTCATGTCGCCCTTCGAGTTCCTCAAGCGCCCCGTGCGGTGGCTGCAGCTCATCGAGCGCCACCGGGTGGACATCTCCCTCGCCCCGCACTTCGCCTACGAGGTCTGCGCCCGGCACGTCACCGACGCCCAGGTCGCCGGGCTGGACCTGAGCTGCTGGACGGTGGCGGGGATCGGCGCCGAAGCGGTGCGGGCCCGGACCCTGGACGCGTTCTCCGAGCGCTTCGGCCCGGCCGGCTTCCGCCGCGAGGCGCTGACCGTCGGCTACGGCATGGCCGAGGCGACCGTCTACGCCTCCGTGGGCGCCCGGGGCATCGCACCGACGGTCCACGCCGTCGACGGGGACCTGCTGGAGCGCAACGAGTTCAGGCCCGTGCCCGCGACCCGGGACACCCCGACGATCGTCAGCTGCGGCAACCCGTGCGAGATGGAGATCATCGTCGTCGACCCGGCCACCTCGACCCCCCTGCCCGAGGGCGGGGTCGGCGAGGTGTGGCTGCGCGGCGACGGCGTCGCCGGCGGCTACTGGGGCGCGGCCGCCGCCACCGCCGCCACCTTCGGCGGGACGCTGGCTGGCGGCGAGAGCGGCTACCTGCGGACCGGTGATCTGGGCGCCGTGCACGGCGGCGAGCTCTACATCACCGGCCGGCTCAAGGACCTGCTCATCGTGCGCGGCCGCAACCTGCACCCGCAGGACATCGAGGACGAGGTCCGATCGCTGCACGAGGCCCTGCACACCCGCTACGGCGCGGTCGTCGCGGTGCCCGGCCAGCCGCAGGGCGAGCACGTGGTGATCCTCCAGGAGTGCTCCGGCGAGCTCGCCGGGGACACCGAGCGGCTCGCCGAGCTGGTCGGGCTCATCCGCGACCACGCCGCCAACCAGATCGGCTTCCACGCCGCCGCCGTGGTCCTGCTGCGCCCCGGCGGGGTGTCACGGACCGCCAGCGGCAAGGTCCAGCGGGCGCTCATGCGCGAACACTTCATGAACGCAGCCCTCGATCCGCTCCACGAGGAGCTCGACCCCGAGCTCCGCCGCCAATACCGAAAGGACAACGCCGGTGGACGTTACGGCCGACCTGCAGTCGTTCACGGCGCTGCGTGACTGGCTCACCGCCCAGGTCGCCGGTTACCTGGACCGGTCGGCCGACCAGATCGACCCGGCCGCGTCCTTCGCCGAGTCCGGCCTGGACTCCATGTACGCGCTGATGCTCTGCGGCGACGTCGAGGACACCTTCGGCCTGCCGATGGAGCCGAAGGTGGCCTGGGACAACCGCAGCATCGACGCGCTCGCCGGCTATCTCGGCGAGCGCCTGGCCCGAGTCCCGTTGTGACGTCGCTGGAATCCGTCGCCGTCTACCTCCCCGAGAACCGGGTCCGCATCGGCACCCTGCGCGAGCAGCTCGGGATGACCGTCCCAGAGATGAAGGTCTTCGAACGCTACTTCGGGCTCGCCGAGGTCCCCCGCGACGAGGGCGATCTGGCCGACCTCCTGCTCGGTGCGATCACCCGGCTGGAGCTCACCCCGCAGCGGGCCGCCCGGATCCGCTACGTCGTCTACGCCAGGTCCATCCCGGTCGTCGCGCCCTACCCGGCGAACCCGCTGCACGACGCCCTGGCCCGGGCGGGGCTGGGTCACGCGGTCGCCTTCGCGGTGACCCAGCACGCCTGCGCCGCCGGGCTGCTCGCCGTCGACCTCGCCGGGCGGCTGCTCGCCGCGACCGGCGATCCGGACGCCCGAGCGCTGGTGCTGACCGGCGAGAAGGCCTTCACCCGGGGCGCGATGCTGGTCCCGCGTACGTCGGTGATGGGCGAGGCGTCGGTGGCGTGCGTGGTACGGGCCGGTGGCGAGCGGGACCGGGTGCTGACCTACGCCGTGGAGCTGCGCGGGGAGTTCGACACGTTCCGGATCTCCGACGAGATGGCCGCCCAGTACCGCGAGGACTACCCGAAGATCCTCGGCGAGGTCATCCAGGCCACGATCGAGCAGGCCGGGCTGCGCCCCGAGGAGATCGCGCTGATCCTGCCGCACAACGTCAACACGATCTCC
This portion of the Allocatelliglobosispora scoriae genome encodes:
- a CDS encoding SGNH/GDSL hydrolase family protein is translated as MTLRSRGLRPAIITALAVSIMTTIVSAGATNSSAAPAFGLKQWVGSWSAASSVPGPANPAPFAGFNDQSVRSIVRTSISGDSVRLRFANTFGDRHITIGHTTVALPNAATPERTDVDSATIREVTFGGSPTTLVPKGAEIVSDPIAMTVAALQELVVTSHLPTPTGPPTFHNVASAQTYVGAGDQAATAVGTGFTVVRTNIYFLTGVDVQTWKALGSIVVLGDSIVDGAFSQFNGYTRWSDRLAERLQAEKPLGPFELGVLNEGIGGNQLTHDGSEVGAAGSPGLGVNGLARLDRDIFGQAAVRAAFVCLGINDIQLSNDPAERVIAGLKQAALQVRERGLIAIGCTMTPFEGYVNWSPEKEATRQAVNTWLLGSNDFNGVMDFDAVMKDPAQPTKLKAEWDSGDHIHPNPAGYTAMGNAIPLRLFG
- a CDS encoding fatty acyl-AMP ligase: MSAQVTVAAVLRRHAVERADRSALIYAADPAVATADIALTYADLDRAAQRLAVWLRARMPAGSRAMLLYPPGLGFAVAFVGCLYADVIAVPVPMPAAGIRQRDQQATGIARDAGIAVALTESASLPTVTAWRDAAGLADVLCAATDALDDAADAPPWTPPDADAASPVMLQYTSGSTGDPKGVVITHHNVLAQVAMTRRVMAASEQSRFGGWLPMHHDMGMIVQLLQPLVLGATSVFMSPFEFLKRPVRWLQLIERHRVDISLAPHFAYEVCARHVTDAQVAGLDLSCWTVAGIGAEAVRARTLDAFSERFGPAGFRREALTVGYGMAEATVYASVGARGIAPTVHAVDGDLLERNEFRPVPATRDTPTIVSCGNPCEMEIIVVDPATSTPLPEGGVGEVWLRGDGVAGGYWGAAAATAATFGGTLAGGESGYLRTGDLGAVHGGELYITGRLKDLLIVRGRNLHPQDIEDEVRSLHEALHTRYGAVVAVPGQPQGEHVVILQECSGELAGDTERLAELVGLIRDHAANQIGFHAAAVVLLRPGGVSRTASGKVQRALMREHFMNAALDPLHEELDPELRRQYRKDNAGGRYGRPAVVHGAA
- a CDS encoding acyl carrier protein gives rise to the protein MDVTADLQSFTALRDWLTAQVAGYLDRSADQIDPAASFAESGLDSMYALMLCGDVEDTFGLPMEPKVAWDNRSIDALAGYLGERLARVPL
- a CDS encoding 3-oxoacyl-[acyl-carrier-protein] synthase III C-terminal domain-containing protein, giving the protein MTSLESVAVYLPENRVRIGTLREQLGMTVPEMKVFERYFGLAEVPRDEGDLADLLLGAITRLELTPQRAARIRYVVYARSIPVVAPYPANPLHDALARAGLGHAVAFAVTQHACAAGLLAVDLAGRLLAATGDPDARALVLTGEKAFTRGAMLVPRTSVMGEASVACVVRAGGERDRVLTYAVELRGEFDTFRISDEMAAQYREDYPKILGEVIQATIEQAGLRPEEIALILPHNVNTISWERICDLMGFPVERVLLENVPKTGHCFCGDGFLNYRTAVDSGRLRPGDHYLMIGVGTGATFAAMVLQH